In Pedobacter sp. WC2423, the following are encoded in one genomic region:
- the rpsO gene encoding 30S ribosomal protein S15, with protein sequence MYLSKEVKADIFKTHGEVETNTGSAEGQVALFTYRIAHLTGHLKKNRKDFSTQLSLQKLVGKRRGILAYLFKKDINRYRAIIKSLGLRDIIKPLGSTRDSK encoded by the coding sequence ATGTATTTAAGTAAAGAAGTAAAAGCCGACATTTTCAAAACACACGGCGAAGTAGAAACTAACACAGGATCTGCTGAAGGACAAGTAGCGTTATTCACTTACCGTATCGCGCACTTAACAGGACACTTAAAGAAAAACCGTAAGGATTTTTCTACACAGTTGTCTCTTCAAAAATTAGTAGGTAAACGCCGTGGTATTCTGGCTTACCTGTTTAAAAAAGATATCAATCGTTACCGTGCTATCATTAAATCTTTAGGTTTAAGAGATATTATCAAACCATTAGGTTCGACAAGAGATAGCAAATAA
- a CDS encoding peptidase domain-containing ABC transporter, translating into MKKFTFYKQFDQMDCGPTCLRMIAKYFGKNISLQRLRAVSGINREGVSLLGISNAAEKIGFRTTGARLSLEVLKQIDLPAILHWDQEHFVVLYQIKKERFMVADPAKGLIGYEEKEFLPHWLSSFNEGAVEGVALIISPTPDFYTVEEDQKDGMDIRYLLKYFYRYKQLIGQLFAGLLVGSVLQIILPFLTQSVVDVGINTRNLNFIYIILIAQIMLFIGRMSVDFIRAWILLHISTRINISILTDFLIKLMKLPMSFFDTKMTGDILQRMDDQKRIETFLTGPTLSIIFSMFNLVVFSVVLAYYNLTVFTVFAMSTALYTGWVTIFLKKRRELDFKRFDISSKNQSTVVQLINGMQEIKLNNCEQDKRWEWERIQSRLFRFNVKSLALGQYQQVGAFFINEGKNILITFLVAKLVIEGQLTLGAMMAIQYIIGQLNSPIEQMIGFLQQLQDAKISLERLNEIREMEDEEPAGQTFVMDLPEDHSIMLKNVDFTYPGAGNEPVLSAISLNIPMGKTTAIVGMSGSGKTTILKLLLRFYEVQRGDIYVGSTHLSQMGFSFWRNQCGAVTQDGFIFSDSIARNIAVGDQYPDHAKLQQALKVANITDFIKSLPLGLNTKIGSEGNGISQGQKQRILIARAVYKDPRYLFFDEATNALDARNESVIMDNLESFFKGRTVVVVAHRLSTVKNADNIVVIDKGRILEEGTHAELTALKGEYYQLVKNQLELGN; encoded by the coding sequence TTGAAAAAATTCACTTTCTATAAGCAGTTTGATCAGATGGATTGCGGGCCAACCTGCCTCCGGATGATCGCTAAATATTTCGGTAAAAATATTAGTTTGCAGCGCCTGCGTGCTGTTTCTGGCATTAACCGTGAAGGTGTTTCTCTGTTAGGTATCAGCAATGCTGCCGAGAAGATAGGTTTTCGTACTACTGGTGCCCGGTTATCTTTAGAGGTATTAAAGCAAATAGATCTCCCTGCTATTCTGCATTGGGATCAGGAGCATTTTGTAGTGCTTTATCAAATCAAAAAAGAACGCTTTATGGTCGCAGATCCGGCAAAGGGTCTGATCGGGTATGAGGAGAAGGAGTTTTTACCCCATTGGCTGAGCTCGTTTAATGAGGGGGCCGTTGAAGGGGTGGCTTTAATTATATCGCCAACGCCTGATTTTTATACGGTGGAAGAGGATCAGAAAGATGGAATGGACATCCGTTACCTGCTGAAGTATTTTTACCGGTACAAGCAGCTAATCGGACAACTTTTTGCTGGCTTGCTGGTAGGGAGCGTGCTCCAGATTATTCTTCCTTTTTTAACGCAATCTGTTGTGGATGTTGGGATTAATACACGGAATCTTAATTTTATCTATATCATTCTGATTGCCCAGATTATGCTTTTTATCGGGCGGATGAGCGTGGACTTTATACGGGCATGGATTTTACTGCATATCAGTACCCGGATCAATATTTCTATTTTAACTGATTTTCTGATCAAGCTGATGAAGCTCCCGATGTCTTTTTTTGATACGAAGATGACTGGTGATATTTTGCAGCGTATGGATGACCAGAAGCGTATTGAAACTTTTCTGACCGGCCCTACATTGAGCATCATTTTTTCGATGTTCAACCTGGTCGTGTTTTCTGTTGTACTGGCTTATTATAACCTGACTGTTTTTACTGTTTTCGCAATGAGTACGGCTTTATATACGGGCTGGGTTACGATCTTTTTAAAGAAAAGACGTGAACTTGATTTTAAGCGTTTTGATATTTCTTCTAAAAACCAGAGTACAGTGGTACAGCTGATCAATGGGATGCAGGAAATTAAGCTGAACAATTGTGAGCAGGACAAACGCTGGGAGTGGGAGCGGATACAGTCAAGGTTGTTCCGTTTTAATGTGAAAAGTCTTGCGCTTGGTCAGTATCAGCAGGTGGGCGCATTTTTTATCAATGAAGGAAAAAATATTCTGATTACTTTTCTGGTAGCCAAACTGGTGATAGAAGGGCAGCTGACGCTTGGTGCTATGATGGCTATTCAATACATCATCGGACAGCTGAACAGCCCGATTGAACAGATGATTGGTTTCTTACAGCAATTGCAGGATGCTAAAATTTCTCTGGAAAGATTAAATGAGATCCGGGAGATGGAGGATGAGGAGCCGGCTGGTCAGACCTTTGTGATGGATTTGCCGGAAGATCATAGCATTATGCTGAAGAATGTGGATTTTACTTATCCCGGAGCTGGTAATGAGCCGGTATTGTCTGCGATCAGCCTGAATATCCCAATGGGTAAAACTACGGCGATAGTAGGGATGAGTGGGAGCGGAAAAACGACTATTCTCAAATTGTTACTTCGCTTTTATGAAGTTCAGCGCGGGGATATTTATGTGGGCAGTACACATCTCAGCCAGATGGGGTTTAGTTTTTGGCGTAACCAGTGTGGTGCGGTCACGCAGGATGGTTTTATCTTTTCTGATTCTATAGCCCGGAACATTGCCGTTGGTGATCAGTATCCTGACCATGCTAAGCTTCAGCAGGCGTTAAAGGTGGCTAATATTACTGATTTTATAAAAAGCCTGCCTTTAGGGCTGAACACCAAAATCGGTTCTGAAGGAAACGGGATAAGCCAGGGGCAGAAACAGCGTATATTAATTGCCAGGGCTGTTTATAAGGATCCGCGTTATCTGTTTTTTGATGAGGCGACCAATGCGCTTGATGCGAGAAACGAATCTGTGATCATGGATAATCTGGAAAGCTTTTTTAAAGGACGTACGGTAGTGGTTGTTGCGCATCGTTTAAGTACGGTTAAAAATGCAGACAATATAGTGGTGATTGATAAGGGAAGGATTTTGGAAGAGGGAACACATGCTGAATTGACAGCGCTGAAGGGTGAATATTATCAGCTGGTCAAAAACCAGCTTGAACTTGGAAATTAA
- a CDS encoding acyl-CoA thioesterase, producing the protein MEKTEYSIFETALKVRPDDIDMFNHVHNSKYFDYVLAARYDQMEKFYKMPMEDFLKSGFGWVVRTAHVDYKRPLILGDQLKIRTGILTINEKGCRVQFEIENERTGKIASDGWFDYVLIDTTTGKGCKVSDDMISAYSV; encoded by the coding sequence ATGGAAAAGACTGAATATAGTATATTTGAGACAGCGCTCAAAGTAAGACCCGATGATATAGACATGTTTAACCATGTACACAACAGTAAATACTTTGACTACGTATTGGCTGCCCGTTACGATCAGATGGAGAAATTCTATAAAATGCCGATGGAAGACTTCCTGAAAAGCGGTTTCGGATGGGTGGTCAGAACCGCTCATGTAGACTATAAAAGACCGTTAATTTTGGGTGATCAGCTTAAAATAAGAACAGGAATCCTGACCATTAATGAAAAAGGGTGCCGTGTACAATTTGAAATAGAAAACGAACGTACAGGAAAAATAGCCTCAGACGGATGGTTTGACTACGTATTAATTGATACCACTACAGGCAAAGGATGTAAAGTAAGCGATGACATGATCAGCGCCTATTCAGTATAA
- a CDS encoding HlyD family secretion protein: protein MPEESIYQQNHSEEVNEIITAVPSWILRRGITVVFLVILSIILLAAFIRYPDVISTSLKINSLNAPKPVYAKRAGKLTELLWPENKRVELGAPLAFLESTGSHRDVLKLSAQLKLLREMVLSAKPLSLSLLSPNSNLGELQAAYQNFYQEYVQYLSTQKGGYYQEKRIYLEKDLQAIQALKSQIVTQQKIQQKEYANIEQQYFSYQKLMAKNVISKNEFQEQENKYLAGKYPLQQTETALLNNTVAYAAKEKEILDLENTIAEQRAKFLQTTNSVISETEIWINQYVVLAPVSGTLGYAGVIQQNQSVALNQELFVINPGNTDFFGEIQIPQNNMGKIRIGQRTLIKMHSYPYEQFGMIRGNINYISDVAFKDSVFIAKVGFKTFENKDKLHKIALKNGMLGNAEIITEESSLLQRFYRNIIKELNGRE, encoded by the coding sequence ATGCCGGAAGAATCTATATATCAACAGAATCATAGTGAAGAGGTGAATGAAATTATCACAGCGGTACCGTCATGGATACTTCGCCGTGGGATTACGGTAGTCTTTTTGGTTATTTTAAGTATAATTCTGCTTGCTGCTTTTATCCGGTATCCGGATGTAATTAGCACGAGCCTGAAAATTAATTCATTAAATGCGCCTAAGCCTGTTTATGCCAAACGTGCGGGTAAATTGACGGAGTTGTTATGGCCTGAAAATAAAAGGGTGGAGTTAGGTGCGCCGCTTGCGTTTTTGGAAAGTACGGGTTCGCACCGGGATGTACTTAAGCTTTCGGCGCAACTTAAATTACTGCGTGAAATGGTTTTAAGTGCCAAACCTTTGAGTTTGTCTTTGTTATCTCCAAATAGTAATCTGGGTGAATTGCAGGCTGCTTATCAGAATTTTTACCAGGAATATGTACAGTATCTTTCTACTCAAAAGGGTGGTTACTACCAGGAAAAACGTATTTACCTGGAAAAGGATCTTCAGGCTATTCAAGCGCTTAAAAGTCAGATTGTAACGCAGCAGAAAATACAGCAAAAGGAATATGCGAATATTGAGCAGCAGTACTTTTCTTATCAGAAGTTAATGGCTAAAAATGTGATTTCGAAAAATGAGTTTCAAGAGCAGGAAAATAAATATTTAGCAGGAAAGTATCCTTTACAGCAAACTGAAACAGCTTTATTAAATAATACGGTAGCTTATGCGGCTAAAGAAAAGGAAATACTGGATCTGGAGAATACAATTGCGGAACAGCGGGCCAAATTTTTACAGACCACGAATAGTGTAATCAGTGAAACAGAGATCTGGATCAATCAGTATGTAGTGCTGGCACCGGTTTCTGGTACGCTGGGTTATGCGGGTGTGATTCAGCAGAATCAAAGTGTCGCGTTAAATCAGGAGTTATTTGTAATTAATCCCGGAAATACTGATTTTTTTGGTGAGATACAGATCCCGCAGAATAACATGGGAAAAATACGTATTGGACAGCGTACTTTAATTAAGATGCATAGTTATCCTTATGAGCAGTTTGGGATGATCAGGGGGAATATCAATTATATTTCGGATGTAGCATTCAAAGACAGTGTTTTTATTGCCAAGGTTGGTTTCAAGACTTTTGAAAATAAAGACAAGCTGCACAAAATAGCGCTCAAAAACGGCATGTTGGGCAATGCCGAAATTATCACGGAAGAAAGTTCACTGCTGCAGCGGTTTTACCGGAATATTATTAAGGAGTTAAACGGCCGGGAGTAA
- a CDS encoding MATE family efflux transporter, translated as MTTQQNSSTSQTTKIFDLLKQAVQGKELDFTQGSMRRAVLLLAIPMMLEMIMESVFALVDLYFVGHLHNSSEAIQTVGLTESVLTIIYSLAVGMSMAATAVVARRIGEKDPVAAAKAGMQAILVAVAFNLILSIAGFIYAREILTLMGASANTVTTGTPFIQIMMCGSTIIVLLFLINGIFRGAGNAAIAMKSLWVANVANIILCPILINGFGPIPAFGLTGAAIATTIGRGLGVCYQVYQLVKGNGQLKIKLAYFTPHLKQIIALLKIAVPAIFQFVIASCSWIFLAQLVATTGGDHGSAGYQTALRLMMFFMLPAWGLSGAAATLVGQNLGAKNLKRAEDSVWQTTKYILIYMGIAMVLCLLAGHYFISFFTDDILIQQVASRGLNIMSAGFLFYGVGMVMTSTFNGAGDTTTPTLINFFGFWLFQIPLAFILAKHFNMGPDGVFIAIPVAETGIAIAGYLLFKKGSWKTKQV; from the coding sequence ATGACCACACAACAAAACAGCTCAACCAGCCAGACCACTAAAATCTTTGACTTACTCAAACAAGCCGTTCAGGGAAAAGAATTAGACTTTACTCAGGGCAGTATGCGCAGAGCTGTTTTGCTGCTTGCCATACCGATGATGCTCGAAATGATCATGGAATCGGTATTTGCACTAGTTGACCTTTACTTTGTAGGCCACCTGCACAACAGCAGTGAAGCCATTCAGACCGTTGGTTTAACAGAATCAGTGCTGACAATCATCTATTCGCTTGCCGTTGGAATGAGTATGGCCGCTACCGCAGTAGTAGCCCGGAGGATCGGAGAAAAAGATCCCGTTGCCGCTGCAAAAGCAGGGATGCAAGCTATTCTGGTCGCTGTTGCCTTCAACCTTATATTAAGTATAGCCGGGTTTATTTACGCCCGTGAAATTCTGACGCTGATGGGAGCTTCGGCAAACACAGTAACCACAGGCACTCCCTTTATCCAGATTATGATGTGCGGCAGCACAATTATTGTCCTGCTATTTTTGATTAACGGAATTTTCAGAGGTGCCGGAAATGCAGCTATTGCCATGAAAAGCTTATGGGTAGCCAATGTGGCCAATATCATTTTATGCCCTATACTCATTAACGGCTTTGGCCCTATTCCCGCTTTTGGATTAACCGGCGCAGCTATAGCCACCACCATAGGCAGAGGACTGGGCGTTTGTTACCAGGTATATCAACTCGTTAAAGGAAACGGTCAGTTAAAAATAAAACTGGCCTACTTTACCCCTCACCTTAAACAAATTATCGCCCTGTTGAAAATTGCCGTTCCCGCTATCTTTCAATTCGTTATTGCTTCCTGCAGCTGGATTTTTCTTGCGCAACTTGTAGCTACAACCGGTGGCGATCATGGTTCAGCCGGTTACCAGACCGCATTGAGGCTAATGATGTTCTTCATGCTGCCTGCCTGGGGCTTAAGCGGCGCAGCAGCAACTCTGGTCGGACAAAACCTTGGCGCAAAAAACCTGAAACGTGCCGAAGACTCGGTATGGCAAACCACTAAATACATCCTGATTTATATGGGAATAGCCATGGTGCTCTGCCTTTTAGCCGGACACTATTTCATCTCCTTCTTTACAGACGATATACTTATTCAGCAAGTTGCTTCCAGAGGATTGAATATAATGAGTGCAGGCTTTTTATTTTATGGCGTAGGGATGGTGATGACCAGTACCTTTAACGGTGCAGGAGATACCACAACTCCAACCCTCATTAACTTCTTCGGCTTCTGGTTATTCCAGATTCCACTCGCATTTATCTTAGCCAAACATTTCAATATGGGGCCTGATGGTGTATTTATAGCTATTCCGGTTGCAGAAACAGGAATTGCCATTGCAGGATATCTCTTATTTAAAAAAGGCAGCTGGAAAACCAAGCAGGTTTAA